Proteins from one Anaerolineales bacterium genomic window:
- a CDS encoding A24 family peptidase: MIVAVAALGLACGFLVNLLADNLPHRQPIQSPHCPACGAPRETANWLAILALIRFRLRCPYCGTRRAWREVVIELSLIVIALWLYFRNPTPGVFWPALTVATIFTLIVVIDVEHRLILHVVSVPSGILILIMNSLDPSRGFIKSLAGGGAGFIFVLCMYLLGGIFGRHIARARGNGEDEVAFGFGDVMLGTMLGLTVGWPGIILALIFAVFAGGVFSLFYMLVMTLRDRYDAFQPIPYGPFLIFGASLVYFFREAIVHLMPVG, from the coding sequence ATGATCGTCGCTGTCGCAGCTCTGGGATTGGCTTGTGGTTTCCTCGTAAACCTGCTCGCGGACAATCTTCCGCACCGCCAGCCGATCCAATCTCCACATTGTCCTGCCTGTGGGGCACCCCGTGAGACCGCCAATTGGTTGGCAATATTGGCTCTCATTCGCTTCAGGCTGCGTTGTCCGTATTGCGGTACGCGGCGGGCTTGGCGGGAAGTCGTGATCGAATTATCCCTCATCGTAATCGCTCTTTGGCTCTATTTCCGCAATCCGACCCCCGGTGTGTTCTGGCCTGCTTTGACCGTCGCCACGATCTTTACTTTGATCGTCGTGATCGACGTCGAGCATCGTTTGATCCTGCACGTGGTCAGCGTGCCGTCCGGAATATTGATCTTGATCATGAATTCTCTCGATCCCAGCCGCGGTTTCATCAAATCGCTCGCAGGCGGCGGGGCTGGTTTTATCTTCGTGCTTTGCATGTACCTGCTGGGAGGTATCTTCGGCCGTCACATCGCCAGAGCCCGGGGGAACGGTGAAGACGAGGTCGCATTCGGATTCGGAGACGTGATGCTGGGTACGATGCTGGGTCTGACGGTGGGATGGCCTGGAATTATCCTGGCGCTCATCTTTGCGGTCTTCGCCGGCGGTGTTTTCAGTTTGTTTTACATGCTGGTGATGACCCTGCGCGATCGTTACGACGCTTTTCAACCCATTCCGTACGGTCCGTTTCTCATTTTCGGAGCGTCTCTGGTTTACTTTTTTCGTGAGGCGATCGTTCATCTCATGCCTGTCGGATGA
- a CDS encoding response regulator transcription factor has protein sequence MSLKVLVVDDDRTLLRFLGEYLERERYAVITSDRGSKALRAFYQEKPDLVILDVMMPGMDGWEVCARIREMADTPIIFLTAKTAETDKLRGFRLGVDDYITKPFSLPEMAARVSAVLARSHTTGLEKPKIIRVGSLAVDIRKRLATIDEKSIDLTPTEFRLLAALAKRSGEAISKSELIEEVWGSERREGGNALRRYISMLREKIEADARQPEHLVTVRGYGYRLEA, from the coding sequence TTGTCCCTCAAAGTCTTGGTGGTAGATGACGACCGCACCTTGCTGCGTTTTCTCGGGGAGTATCTCGAGCGAGAGCGATACGCCGTTATCACCTCGGATCGGGGCTCGAAGGCCCTGCGTGCGTTCTATCAGGAAAAGCCAGATCTCGTCATCCTCGACGTGATGATGCCCGGCATGGATGGCTGGGAAGTGTGTGCCCGCATCCGTGAAATGGCCGACACGCCGATCATTTTTCTGACGGCCAAGACCGCGGAAACGGACAAATTGCGCGGATTCCGGCTGGGGGTTGATGATTACATAACCAAGCCGTTCAGCTTGCCCGAAATGGCGGCAAGAGTGTCCGCTGTGCTGGCACGGTCGCATACCACCGGGCTTGAAAAACCGAAGATCATTCGGGTGGGAAGTCTGGCCGTCGATATACGGAAACGGCTGGCCACGATTGATGAAAAGTCGATCGATCTGACTCCCACTGAATTCCGGCTGCTCGCTGCATTGGCGAAGCGCTCGGGAGAAGCAATCTCCAAATCGGAACTCATCGAGGAGGTTTGGGGATCGGAACGGCGCGAGGGTGGAAACGCATTACGCCGCTACATTTCGATGCTCCGAGAAAAGATTGAAGCGGATGCACGCCAACCCGAGCACCTCGTCACCGTGCGCGGTTATGGTTATCGCCTCGAGGCATAA
- a CDS encoding pilus assembly protein, with protein MSSWRGRCIRSLKRGQGMVEFALALPILLFIVLGFIEVARWFQAYLSVQYAARETARYAVSGQPPMLIDDGEDSCEEVGQPETGDPYTLPGDYIQCRVDWIKHVGARLAGLALMADPTQTDIRKPYYLGVFLRGSPTFGSVPVDDNPGAARTKVEITIVYNHPVTNPFFAKMLPTIRVVGRVQMVNEPWEGGGADPPPVVPTATPLPPLDSDGDGWSDIEEREIYDTFPSNPDTDGDGYDEGPGGADNTSERALDPCYPDPGACET; from the coding sequence ATGTCCTCATGGCGAGGTCGGTGCATTCGATCTCTCAAACGCGGCCAGGGCATGGTCGAGTTTGCCCTTGCGCTGCCGATCCTGCTTTTCATCGTTTTAGGATTCATTGAAGTGGCGAGGTGGTTCCAGGCGTACCTTTCCGTCCAATACGCCGCCCGGGAAACGGCTCGGTATGCGGTAAGCGGACAACCTCCGATGTTGATCGACGATGGGGAAGACTCCTGCGAGGAAGTGGGTCAGCCAGAAACAGGCGATCCGTATACCTTACCCGGTGATTACATCCAGTGTCGCGTGGATTGGATCAAACACGTCGGCGCCAGGTTGGCCGGCTTGGCGCTCATGGCCGACCCGACGCAAACGGATATTCGCAAGCCGTACTATCTCGGAGTATTTCTTCGGGGAAGCCCCACGTTTGGCTCTGTACCGGTTGATGATAATCCTGGAGCGGCGCGAACCAAGGTCGAAATAACGATCGTCTACAACCATCCCGTGACAAATCCCTTCTTCGCCAAGATGCTGCCGACGATCCGGGTCGTCGGACGCGTCCAAATGGTCAACGAGCCGTGGGAAGGTGGAGGCGCAGATCCGCCACCTGTGGTGCCGACGGCGACGCCGCTTCCTCCGTTGGACTCAGACGGTGATGGCTGGAGCGATATTGAAGAACGCGAGATATACGACACTTTTCCGTCCAATCCAGATACCGACGGTGACGGCTACGATGAGGGACCGGGCGGAGCGGATAACACCTCCGAACGAGCGCTGGATCCCTGTTATCCCGATCCGGGCGCTTGTGAAACGTAG
- a CDS encoding PAS domain-containing sensor histidine kinase yields MTGIERTDQDHSKWFVGLWIAIVVFYFAWVIVEPHSDARPAWSLLITFGLRSWTTGALILASVRANKPSRIRTWRFISLAFVCWTIIDGMYLTYWLTDADLPGVPHWTDAVRLCAYLATMIVTFSYPTAPVERLGRTRDQLDIVLTGAAVMGLAWLTFLLPILSVRFLNPVAVFWRSLFPIFDLLLFVYFARLFLLAEAERDRKILAMLTLATLFLGISDLLFGVLSLQGSYSPGGLVEVGWMIGSGFYYFAALITIRDSRPRTEPEKNQHTLSRRIGRLIPVGLTGMVIGYLLLDWWMGGQIELVGVALVALLGALFVARQGVIAGQMEFLQYASLVTNSEDMAFVCDLEGKLLLANPSLLRDLGLEVGDWKTRKIQDLVRNPTRWERVGEQARENGWSGELTFRRKDGSTFPAALAIRPIEDERKSQVLLAGTAHDLTQVKERENALHDALRQVAAARAELEGLNIALEEKVEHRTQELEQTIKDLARLNKELKELDTLKTEFVALVSHELRAPLTNISAGIELILSGHPKMKVQTADSLKLVQAEIKRLSKLVDTILDISSLEAGRFPFDLCGVAIGEIAKRVCDRFTDGDHADRFEIRIPDGLTPALADEHALESIFQHLLDNALKYALEGDIILEGWSDENYLWIAVDDGGMGIPETERERIFDMFHRLDTRDDRDVYGYGLGLSMVKRLLEAMQGGIRVEESQRGGARFVFWLPIQEEVEDI; encoded by the coding sequence ATGACCGGAATCGAACGAACTGACCAAGATCACAGCAAATGGTTTGTCGGTTTATGGATCGCCATCGTGGTGTTTTACTTCGCCTGGGTGATCGTTGAACCACATTCTGATGCGCGCCCTGCCTGGTCCCTGCTGATCACGTTTGGCTTGCGAAGTTGGACCACGGGCGCGTTGATACTCGCATCCGTGCGTGCGAATAAACCTTCCCGAATACGAACCTGGCGATTTATCTCCTTGGCGTTCGTGTGCTGGACGATCATTGACGGAATGTATTTGACTTACTGGCTGACGGACGCTGACCTGCCGGGAGTTCCCCATTGGACCGATGCAGTCCGGCTTTGCGCCTATCTCGCGACGATGATCGTGACCTTCAGTTATCCGACGGCACCCGTCGAACGATTAGGCCGCACGCGCGATCAACTCGACATCGTTCTGACGGGCGCCGCTGTGATGGGATTGGCCTGGCTGACATTCCTTTTGCCCATCCTTTCAGTCCGCTTCCTCAATCCGGTCGCAGTGTTTTGGCGGTCTCTGTTCCCCATATTCGATCTCCTGCTTTTCGTCTATTTCGCTCGTTTGTTTCTATTGGCTGAAGCAGAAAGGGATCGAAAGATACTTGCTATGTTGACATTGGCGACGCTATTTTTAGGGATTTCCGATTTACTCTTCGGTGTCCTTTCGCTGCAAGGAAGCTATTCACCCGGTGGTCTGGTCGAAGTCGGATGGATGATCGGTAGCGGTTTCTACTACTTCGCGGCATTGATCACAATCCGTGATTCCAGGCCTCGAACCGAACCTGAAAAGAATCAACACACGTTAAGTCGTCGGATTGGGAGATTGATACCGGTCGGCCTTACGGGCATGGTGATCGGCTATTTACTGCTGGACTGGTGGATGGGGGGCCAGATCGAGCTTGTCGGTGTAGCCCTGGTGGCGTTGTTGGGCGCCTTGTTCGTAGCTCGTCAGGGTGTAATTGCGGGGCAAATGGAATTCCTGCAGTATGCCTCTTTGGTCACGAATTCAGAGGACATGGCTTTCGTCTGCGACCTCGAGGGTAAACTGCTGCTCGCCAATCCGTCGCTGCTGCGCGATCTGGGATTGGAAGTTGGGGATTGGAAGACCCGGAAAATCCAGGATCTGGTCCGCAATCCCACGCGTTGGGAGCGCGTGGGGGAGCAAGCCCGAGAAAATGGTTGGTCAGGCGAACTTACGTTTCGAAGAAAAGATGGTTCCACTTTCCCTGCTGCACTGGCCATACGGCCGATCGAAGATGAACGTAAATCCCAGGTTCTGTTGGCGGGCACGGCGCACGACTTGACCCAGGTCAAAGAGCGCGAGAATGCGCTGCACGACGCCCTGCGCCAGGTGGCCGCTGCGCGTGCCGAGCTTGAAGGCTTGAACATTGCCCTCGAGGAAAAGGTGGAGCATCGTACGCAGGAACTGGAACAGACAATCAAAGACCTAGCTCGCCTGAACAAGGAGTTGAAAGAACTCGATACCCTAAAAACCGAATTTGTTGCCTTGGTCTCCCACGAATTGCGGGCACCGCTCACCAACATCAGCGCGGGAATTGAGTTGATTCTAAGCGGTCATCCCAAGATGAAAGTGCAGACTGCAGATTCACTCAAATTGGTCCAGGCAGAGATCAAACGATTATCCAAATTGGTCGATACGATCCTCGACATTTCTTCGCTCGAAGCCGGACGATTTCCCTTCGATTTGTGCGGCGTTGCGATCGGCGAAATCGCCAAACGAGTATGTGATCGGTTTACAGATGGGGATCATGCGGACAGGTTCGAGATACGTATCCCTGATGGACTCACGCCGGCGCTCGCGGACGAACATGCACTGGAGAGCATTTTTCAACATCTATTGGATAATGCGCTGAAGTATGCTTTGGAAGGCGATATCATTCTCGAAGGCTGGTCCGATGAAAATTATCTATGGATCGCCGTCGACGATGGGGGCATGGGGATACCGGAAACCGAACGCGAACGCATATTCGATATGTTCCACCGCCTCGATACACGCGACGATCGAGACGTTTACGGCTACGGATTGGGCTTATCGATGGTGAAACGTTTACTCGAAGCGATGCAGGGTGGCATCCGAGTCGAGGAGAGTCAGCGCGGCGGGGCGCGTTTTGTGTTCTGGCTGCCCATCCAGGAAGAAGTCGAAGACATTTGA
- a CDS encoding diguanylate cyclase, which produces MQPEHAKIESAEDANTGRVENILIADDDKDFRNILVRRTQQMGLEVTEAEDGEQAITALKTASFDLMLLDLWMPKCSGLEVFQAAQEIDPDLQAIVLTGSATLETAVEALRCGVYDYLTKPLDSLAELELAIKRALAHRRLLQENARLFAEVQRLAITDPLTGLFNRRKLDEMLTIEVERAHRYNRPLSLIMLDLDGMKSLNDQYGHPAGDEALRLVADKIRKQIRSVDLPTRYGGDEFVILLPEADLEAARSVAKRICAKITSTSFHGEFLSVSAGVAQWSADYPKATQFLKLADQAMYQAKRAGGRRLFVLSP; this is translated from the coding sequence ATGCAGCCCGAACATGCGAAGATCGAATCCGCAGAGGATGCGAATACTGGGCGCGTAGAAAATATATTAATCGCCGATGACGATAAAGACTTTCGCAACATCCTGGTCCGGCGAACGCAACAAATGGGTCTGGAAGTGACTGAAGCAGAAGACGGTGAACAGGCAATTACGGCCCTAAAAACCGCATCGTTCGATCTGATGCTGCTCGATTTGTGGATGCCCAAGTGTTCCGGTCTGGAAGTCTTTCAAGCTGCGCAAGAAATCGATCCCGATCTTCAAGCCATCGTCTTGACCGGCAGCGCCACTCTGGAAACCGCTGTGGAAGCGCTGCGTTGCGGGGTTTACGACTATCTTACGAAACCCCTCGATTCACTGGCTGAACTCGAATTGGCAATCAAACGAGCGCTTGCCCATCGCCGCTTACTGCAGGAGAACGCACGTCTTTTCGCTGAAGTGCAGCGGCTGGCGATCACCGATCCACTGACGGGTTTGTTCAACCGCCGCAAGCTGGATGAGATGTTGACGATTGAAGTTGAAAGAGCGCATCGCTACAACCGCCCGCTCTCATTAATTATGCTCGACCTGGATGGAATGAAATCACTGAACGATCAATACGGTCATCCCGCCGGCGATGAAGCGCTCAGGCTCGTCGCTGATAAGATACGCAAACAAATTCGATCCGTGGATCTGCCGACACGGTACGGTGGAGACGAGTTCGTCATACTTCTACCGGAGGCGGATCTGGAAGCGGCCCGCAGCGTCGCGAAACGGATTTGTGCCAAGATCACCAGCACGAGTTTCCACGGGGAATTTTTATCCGTGAGTGCGGGTGTCGCACAATGGTCGGCCGATTATCCGAAGGCAACACAGTTCCTCAAATTGGCCGATCAAGCGATGTACCAGGCGAAGCGTGCGGGCGGCAGACGTCTGTTCGTGCTTTCACCTTAA
- a CDS encoding ATP-binding protein has translation MDAIRKNLLKHTEESGEANSSAHSWAKLLLQFVSGLRAKLIVPYVLLTLVIAMVGVYVVTRLVTSSIRERFVNQAFEASRVAADGIVRKEREHLENLRLMAYTEGVPQATLDRDVKSLQSLLLPLVLNNGVEAMTVIDLAGTEILTLAIDPTSGIYRESSGGDFSAYNLVARVLIGQVDSVGDKYVDILVTTHGAYLFTSTPIRAEDGELAGALLIGSRLDSLIEEIKNQALADVVILNQDGNLISTTLVIPDEGSEILEVDPDIISGDQSAITQDIELYGRDYQTVIAPLIIRQQEMGILSVVLPSNYIVSTMATSRNIFSIIFSLGTVATIVVGYALAQSIAKPILRLRTISQAVASGDLNQSTGLDGSDEIGELASAFDTMTHRLRERTAEAARLYAETVKRNEELADANARLQSTQAQLVQSEKLASVGQLTAGIVHDVKNPLAVIKGMAEELQEEVGLDPSTRDQLKTIRQSAARASTIVGDLLKFARQSTPEMETRDIRETLESSLRLTEYLVRKAGVESHMDLPDEPVRVTYDATQIEQVLINLITNAVQAMPDGGKLRLSLGQAEEAVAIAVQDSGIGIPRENLSRIFDPFFTTKPEGQGTGLGLSVSFGIVARHGGRIEVDSKMGKGTTFTVLLPRTQNAD, from the coding sequence ATGGATGCGATACGAAAGAACCTGCTAAAACATACCGAAGAATCGGGTGAAGCGAATTCGAGCGCTCACTCGTGGGCGAAGTTACTGCTCCAATTCGTTTCAGGATTGCGGGCAAAGCTGATCGTACCGTATGTCCTGCTTACCCTGGTGATCGCCATGGTAGGGGTGTACGTGGTCACGCGTTTGGTGACTTCGTCGATACGCGAGCGTTTCGTCAATCAAGCTTTCGAAGCCAGCCGTGTGGCCGCTGATGGGATCGTGCGCAAAGAAAGGGAGCATCTCGAAAACCTGCGTCTGATGGCCTATACCGAAGGTGTACCGCAAGCTACTCTCGATCGAGACGTCAAGAGTTTACAGTCGCTCCTCTTGCCTCTGGTGTTGAACAACGGCGTTGAGGCTATGACCGTCATCGACCTCGCGGGCACGGAAATATTGACTTTAGCCATCGATCCTACATCCGGGATCTACAGGGAATCGAGCGGTGGTGATTTTTCGGCGTACAACCTGGTCGCACGTGTGCTTATCGGTCAGGTCGATTCAGTGGGGGACAAGTATGTGGATATTCTGGTTACGACGCACGGCGCCTATTTGTTTACGAGTACACCGATCCGTGCGGAAGACGGTGAATTGGCCGGTGCCCTACTCATTGGCTCTCGCCTTGATTCACTCATCGAAGAGATCAAGAACCAGGCTTTGGCTGACGTAGTGATTCTAAATCAAGATGGAAATCTGATCTCGACGACGCTCGTAATTCCGGACGAAGGATCTGAAATTCTCGAAGTCGATCCGGACATCATCTCCGGAGATCAATCCGCCATCACCCAGGATATTGAATTGTACGGACGGGATTACCAGACGGTAATCGCACCTTTGATCATACGCCAGCAAGAGATGGGAATCTTGTCTGTCGTTTTACCGAGTAACTACATCGTATCTACCATGGCGACGAGCCGCAACATATTCAGCATTATTTTTTCACTGGGCACTGTGGCGACCATCGTCGTGGGTTACGCACTCGCACAAAGTATCGCCAAACCCATCCTGCGTCTGCGTACCATTTCCCAGGCCGTGGCTTCCGGAGATCTTAATCAGTCTACCGGATTGGATGGGTCGGACGAAATTGGGGAACTCGCCAGTGCGTTCGACACCATGACACACCGTCTGCGTGAGCGCACCGCCGAAGCCGCGAGGTTGTATGCCGAAACGGTTAAGCGCAACGAGGAGCTGGCCGACGCCAACGCTCGCTTACAGAGCACGCAGGCCCAGCTGGTCCAATCTGAGAAACTGGCCTCCGTCGGGCAGTTGACGGCCGGCATCGTGCACGATGTCAAGAATCCCCTGGCGGTGATCAAGGGTATGGCGGAAGAACTGCAGGAAGAGGTCGGCCTGGATCCGTCCACTCGCGACCAACTGAAGACCATTCGGCAGAGCGCCGCGCGCGCAAGTACCATCGTGGGGGATCTACTCAAGTTCGCCCGTCAATCCACGCCCGAAATGGAAACACGGGACATTCGAGAAACGCTCGAATCGTCGCTGCGTTTGACGGAATACCTGGTACGCAAGGCGGGCGTCGAATCTCATATGGATTTGCCCGATGAACCCGTGCGGGTGACGTACGATGCGACGCAAATCGAACAGGTGCTGATCAACCTGATCACCAACGCGGTCCAGGCCATGCCTGACGGCGGTAAACTGCGACTCAGTCTCGGCCAGGCCGAAGAAGCGGTCGCAATCGCCGTGCAAGACTCTGGCATCGGCATTCCCCGCGAGAATCTCTCACGTATTTTCGATCCCTTCTTCACCACCAAGCCGGAAGGACAGGGAACCGGATTGGGGCTATCCGTAAGTTTCGGGATTGTGGCCCGTCATGGTGGACGGATCGAAGTGGACAGCAAGATGGGCAAGGGTACGACCTTCACCGTGTTACTGCCGCGAACGCAGAATGCGGATTAA
- a CDS encoding VWA domain-containing protein yields MRDWTEELIRRSTNAIRKVIHSRHASPPGARSLQRSRNSRSGQSLIIIAVAFIGIVAFIGFAVDTGIMYLHRVWLGQAIDAAALAAGYELPDIEGACSRAVEYLGTNGYVEGDEFHFQIVFTADEHAPGGPVGEFALDSDIDNLTTPEDCTTMTVPSEHVNTHYHVRIAGELTVPVVFMRVLGFETIQVGTPATAKRTAQYDVALVLDVSGSMNYDSCTWLTDEPEYTEPYACENVHSECSAAFGEVDFDGYADIDAMIADGWDINSTDAVEFQPLNGHDNAGVHIYEDPATGTEGSLSWQWNVTIPADERLAVYFWVKNDPAYKMDAYSWSGDHSADYARLAWRASPTDGWSTVMGIEGGNAFDTGWEQYAVVIDTDEITDYVELRWEVEDTESNEGYMLDDITLRTCPFQRGPSITWQSGCSGSNPKSCDDEQPGTLLPGESVGPNEVPRPRLLSQPMTDVIRGAETFVNIIRDRADDSGMPREDQIGLAKYERWASKVLDLTIDYETIVETMYTSLSANGYTNIGGGMRVGLSILGDGRPNTTHFMILLTDGVLNTYDYPYDGLGSTGVYGGTACSRCLEYVDAMIAEAQDQNVIIFTIGLGSDVVNDTFSAYGDPNYTGMKLMERIATLTNGQSYFAPTSEELEEIFEWIAEAIFVRLTL; encoded by the coding sequence ATGAGAGACTGGACTGAAGAACTTATCCGTCGCTCTACGAACGCCATCCGTAAGGTGATACATAGTAGGCATGCCAGTCCGCCTGGCGCGAGATCATTGCAGCGCAGCAGGAATTCGCGATCCGGTCAAAGCCTCATCATCATCGCGGTGGCCTTTATCGGAATTGTCGCTTTTATTGGTTTCGCCGTTGACACGGGAATCATGTACCTGCATCGAGTTTGGCTGGGTCAGGCCATCGATGCGGCGGCTCTCGCGGCGGGATACGAGCTTCCGGATATCGAGGGTGCGTGCAGCCGGGCCGTCGAGTACTTGGGCACGAACGGCTATGTCGAGGGAGATGAGTTCCATTTCCAGATCGTTTTTACGGCGGACGAACATGCGCCCGGCGGGCCGGTAGGTGAATTCGCCCTCGATTCCGATATTGACAATCTCACGACCCCGGAGGACTGTACGACGATGACGGTTCCTTCAGAACACGTGAACACACACTATCACGTGCGCATTGCAGGTGAGTTGACGGTGCCCGTCGTCTTCATGCGCGTCTTGGGTTTCGAGACCATTCAGGTCGGGACTCCAGCGACGGCGAAACGAACCGCCCAGTATGACGTTGCGCTTGTGTTGGATGTCTCCGGTTCGATGAATTACGACAGTTGCACCTGGCTTACGGACGAACCCGAATATACCGAGCCGTATGCATGCGAAAACGTTCATAGCGAGTGCAGTGCCGCATTCGGCGAAGTGGACTTCGATGGCTACGCCGACATCGATGCGATGATTGCCGACGGTTGGGACATCAACAGCACCGACGCGGTGGAATTCCAACCTTTGAATGGTCACGATAACGCCGGCGTTCACATCTATGAAGATCCGGCGACCGGCACCGAAGGATCGCTCAGTTGGCAATGGAACGTCACCATTCCTGCAGACGAACGTCTCGCCGTCTATTTTTGGGTGAAGAATGATCCTGCATATAAGATGGACGCTTACAGCTGGTCTGGTGATCACAGTGCTGACTATGCCAGGTTGGCCTGGCGTGCTTCTCCCACGGATGGCTGGAGTACGGTTATGGGGATCGAGGGCGGCAATGCTTTCGATACCGGTTGGGAGCAATACGCAGTCGTGATCGATACGGATGAAATTACGGATTACGTAGAACTTCGTTGGGAGGTTGAAGATACGGAGAGCAACGAAGGGTATATGCTCGACGATATCACCTTGCGAACTTGCCCATTCCAGCGTGGACCAAGCATTACATGGCAAAGCGGTTGCTCTGGGTCAAATCCAAAATCCTGCGACGACGAACAACCCGGTACGCTGCTTCCGGGTGAATCGGTTGGACCAAATGAAGTGCCCCGACCTAGGCTGTTATCGCAGCCCATGACGGACGTGATCCGCGGGGCGGAGACCTTCGTAAACATTATCAGAGATCGGGCTGACGATTCAGGCATGCCGCGCGAGGATCAAATCGGCCTGGCGAAATATGAACGATGGGCAAGCAAGGTGCTGGATCTCACGATCGACTACGAAACCATTGTTGAAACGATGTACACGTCTCTCTCCGCCAATGGTTATACCAACATCGGTGGTGGCATGCGTGTTGGGCTGAGCATCCTCGGAGACGGCCGGCCAAACACGACCCATTTTATGATCCTTCTGACGGACGGTGTACTCAACACGTACGATTATCCTTATGACGGGTTAGGATCGACGGGCGTTTACGGCGGAACGGCTTGTTCGCGTTGCCTGGAGTACGTCGATGCCATGATTGCGGAGGCCCAAGATCAGAACGTGATCATCTTCACCATCGGTCTTGGTAGCGACGTTGTCAATGATACTTTTTCCGCATACGGTGATCCCAATTACACGGGCATGAAACTGATGGAACGAATTGCGACCCTGACCAACGGTCAATCCTACTTCGCACCGACGTCGGAGGAACTCGAGGAGATTTTCGAGTGGATTGCGGAGGCGATTTTCGTACGGTTGACTCTCTGA
- a CDS encoding pilus assembly protein, producing MMRKIKFLRDNQRGQNFVEIALTLPLLVALLMGMMEIGFLVHSVSTVATAAREGARYGARGMHLPLDEIADVTKIAMELSLDVDLDSPDANTRIIVTSVDIDPDGSYAFQDTYILGDLDVASRICYDDPCGEDTIDVDAIAAENVDFNNDSERCNEVVYGCRNDLVIVEVFFAHHLKMGNMLESFTKYVIPTPIIIDQQSIMRVLIRRSPWS from the coding sequence ATGATGAGGAAGATAAAATTCCTTCGAGACAACCAACGAGGTCAAAATTTCGTTGAGATTGCGCTTACCTTGCCGCTCTTGGTCGCCCTGCTCATGGGCATGATGGAGATTGGTTTTCTCGTGCATAGCGTTTCCACTGTAGCCACGGCCGCGCGCGAGGGCGCTCGTTATGGCGCGCGGGGCATGCACCTCCCATTGGATGAAATTGCCGACGTTACCAAGATTGCTATGGAATTGAGTCTGGATGTCGATTTGGACAGCCCGGATGCGAATACGCGTATTATCGTAACCTCAGTGGATATCGATCCCGATGGAAGCTATGCCTTCCAGGACACATATATTTTGGGAGATTTAGATGTTGCCTCCCGGATTTGCTACGACGATCCTTGCGGGGAGGACACGATCGATGTCGACGCGATTGCGGCCGAAAATGTGGATTTCAACAACGACTCGGAGCGATGTAATGAGGTTGTCTATGGATGCCGGAACGATCTTGTGATCGTAGAGGTATTCTTCGCACATCATCTAAAGATGGGAAACATGCTGGAAAGCTTCACGAAATACGTGATCCCCACTCCAATCATCATCGATCAACAAAGTATCATGCGCGTCTTGATCCGGCGTAGTCCCTGGAGTTAA